The Cucurbita pepo subsp. pepo cultivar mu-cu-16 chromosome LG08, ASM280686v2, whole genome shotgun sequence genome contains a region encoding:
- the LOC111799563 gene encoding mediator of RNA polymerase II transcription subunit 12-like, producing MQRYHPASCTSAVNNSAIGGPSARDAIRADSSSLPANFPLNSRRPAPLAPYKLKCEKEALNNRLGPPDYYPQTPSCPEENLTREYAQSGYKETVEGLEEAREILLTQVQAFSKHLVIKCKDAIRKRLRAINDSRAQKRKAGQVYGVPLSVSLLTKPGIFPEQKPCSEDFRKKWIEGLSQQHKHLRSLADNVPHGYRKRALFEVLIRNNVPLLRATWFIKITYLNQVRPNSASISCGAFDKAQLSRTEFWTKDVVDYLECLVEEFFSRGNSHLTPPNKDQSPQMFSVGFPHTKGDPPSAIFDGEEPSLHFKWWYVVRLLLWHQAEGLLLPSLIVDWVLGQLEENDVLEFLELLLPIIYGVLDTIVLSQTYVRTLVRISVRFIRDSFPGGSDLVDNSRRAYTTSALVEMVRYLVLAVPDTFVALDCFPFPPCVVSHTVNEGNFGSKVPEDATKLRYASAEVASPFRSKGIDFQYQSSAFDNVVSSIQKCTDSLAKAVNPEFPVCSVAKAVHALDKSLLHGDIGVAYKYLFENCCNGSICEAWFEEVNPCLRMPLKWNQTVNVAFACSVFFLCEWATCDYRDFWSAAPRELKLTGGKVFSQVYIATRLLKMKARDLRSLSGRKYENAIGLNSTIVKGSSHQNSSFGRKPVGNLHEPKSRLKRSGGAGSLDLFESPGPLHDILVCWIDQHEVQKGEGFERVQFLIVELIRAGIFYPHLYVRQLIVSGIVDSNGPAVEPDRRRRHQQILKYLPGSFIHATLDDGKIAQGAQLVDIINVYSKERRLVLHGLEWEQKSDISCANTSLNQKRKMCPTSDKVSSSVTSVNQLKSIKSLSNMSTTKSIISEVDIEELKEAISLLLRFPNSSSTPTDTDLDDTTGTAKKSFASVYGKIDIAEATPGCEDCRRAKKRKVSDEKPLYLHGSSSPIPSDDEDTWWVKKGPKSSETLKVDPPVKTTKPVLKGRRKTQSLAHLAASRIEGSQGASTSHVCDNRVACPHHRSGMEGDSTRPIDASKINHGGDIAFIGKSLKRLRLTEKRAISSWFMTAVKQIIEETEKTSTKAGQFGRSLTAVDDRNTIRWKFGEDQLSSILYLTDVCNDFVSGVKFLLWLLPKVLISSNSTMNSRRSILLLPRNVENQVCEVGEAYLLSSLRRYENVLVAADLISEALSSIVHRAMAIMASNGRISGSAAVVYARHLLKKYGSIPSVIEWEKSFKTTCDKRLIAELDPASSLDGELGLPLGVPAGVEDLDDFFRQKIGGGRLSRVGMSMRELVQRQVDDAFHYLFGKDRKVVTGGAPKVLASEKSAEGYQIAQKIITGLMECIRHTGGAAQEGDPSLVSSAVSAIVGNLGSTVSKMADFIAGGCSNFPSASGSLDFVRRILCIHITCLCLLKEALGERQSRVFEIALATEAFSALAGVYPPGKPSRSQFQLLADSHESNAHVFGDSTKVIGRATKIAAAISALVIGAVIQGVCSLERLVTLFRLKEGLDFIQFVRTTRSNANGNTRTMGMHKIESSIEDYVHWFRLLVGNCRTVFDGLIVELLGEPSIVALFRMQRLLPLSLVLSPAYSIFSFVVWRPFIQNAAFTAREDVNQLCQSLTIAIGDIVRHLPFRDVCLRDSQGFYNHLMNDTSDVEFAAILELNDIPLKPMAFVPLRARLFLNTIIDCKLPSSVYNQDDGSRISGVGDSKGHYSERKMKLLDRLVYVLDTLQPAKFHWQWVELRLLLNEQALIEKLETLETRDLSLADAVRLSSPSPEKVAASDNEKNFIEIILTRLLVRPDAAPLFSDVIHLFGRSLEDSMLLQAKWFLGGQDVLFGRKSIRQRLTNIAESKGLSTKTMFWKPWGWCISGSDSSYLEEGEVVEEGTDSSKYSQKSVEMLDNEVLHSSQQHVTERALIELVLPCIDQSSEESRNTFANDLIKQLNNIEQQINAVTSGSSKQTGLVPSGIEGPTSKGSNRKMKGGSPGLARRSTGSPDSPLPSPAALRASMSLRLQLILRLLPVILEDREPSGRNMRHMLASVILRLLGSRIVHEDANLTFCPTHSSMVKKEVESSSEASLAIFADLPGESLFGSMLLILHGLLSSCQPSWLGLKIAAKSTNETRKDSTALVRELAESLQNELHHMQLPDMIRWRIQAAMPIPLPSARCLLSYQPPTISPSALSPFQSRSSTPGLGSGNSSMPQGGKVASPRVVPNAPGKSKHLPPQQDYDTEIDPWLLLEDGAGSSQSSSNAAVIGAGEHANFRASYWLKGAVRVRRTDLTYIGAMDDDS from the exons ATGCAAAGGTATCATCCTGCCAGCTGCACTAGTGCAGTTAATAATAGTGCAATAGGTGGGCCATCAGCAAGGGATGCTATCCGAGCTGATTCCTCTTCATTGCCAGCtaattttcctttaaattCCAG GCGGCCAGCTCCACTTGCACCATACAAGTTGAAGTGCGAGAAGGAGGCTTTAAATAATCG GTTAGGGCCTCCTGACTATTACCCTCAAACTCCTAGCTGTCCTGAGGAGAACCTCACTAGAGAGTATGCGCAGTCTGGATACAAAGAGACTGTCGAAGGGCTTGAG GAGGCCAGAGAAATCTTATTGACTCAGGTTCAAGCATTTTCTAAGCATCTCGTCATCAAGTGCAAGGAT GCTATAAGAAAACGTCTGAGGGCCATAAATGATTCACGTGCTCAAAAGCGGAAG GCTGGTCAAGTTTATGGTGTTCCCCTATCTGTTTCTTTATTAACAAAGCCTGGCATCTTTCCCGAACAAAAACCTTGTAGTGAAGATTTTCGGAAAAAGTGGATTGAG GGTTTATCACAACAGCATAAACATTTGCGATCTTTGGCAGATAATGTTCCTCATGGGTATAGGAAAAGGGCTCTTTTTGAAGTTCTCATTAGGAATAATGTCCCATTGCTGAGAGCAACATGGTTCATTAAAATTACTTATCTTAATCAG GTGCGCCCTAATTCTGCTAGTATATCATGTGGAGCATTCGACAAAGCTCAGTTATCGCGTACTGAATTTTGGACCAAAGATGTGGTTGACTATTTGGAATGCCTGGTGGAGGAATTTTTTTCAAGAGGCAATTCTCATTTGACTCCACCAAACAAAGACCAGTCTCCGCAAATGTTTTCTGTTGGGTTCCCACATACAAAGGGTGATCCTCCTTCAGCGATCTTTGATGGTGAAGAGCCTTCATTACATTTCAAATGGTGGTATGTGGTTAGGCTATTGCTATGGCATCAAGCTGAAGGGCTTCTGCTTCCCTCTCTCATTGTCGATTGGGTGCTGGGACAATTAGAG GAAAATGATGTTCTCGAGTTTTTGGAGTTGCTGCTGCCAATTATTTATGGTGTTTTAGATACAATTGTCCTATCTCAGACCTATGTACGTACTCTTGTCAGAATTTCTGTTCGGTTTATCCGAGATTCTTTTCCTGGTGGGTCAGATCTAGTAGATAATTCAAGGAGAGCATACACAACATCTGCTTTGGTGGAAATGGTTCGCTATTTAGTTCTGGCTGTGCCCGACACATTTGTTGCTTTGGATTGCTTCCCATTTCCACCTTGTGTTGTATCACATACAGTTAATGAAGGGAATTTTGGGTCAAAGGTACCTGAAGATGCAACAAAATTGAGATATGCTTCAGCAGAAGTTGCCAGTCCATTCAGAAGTAAAGGGATTGATTTTCAGTATCAATCCTCAGCTTTTGATAATGTTGTTTCATCAATACAGAAATGTACAGACAGTCTTGCAAAGGCAGTAAACCCTGAATTCCCAGTTTGCAGCGTGGCTAAAGCTGTGCATGCATTGGATAAGTCTCTACTACATGGAGATATTGGAGTAGcttataaatatctttttgaaAACTGCTGTAACGGATCCATATGTGAAGCTTGGTTTGAAGAAGTAAACCCGTGTTTAAGAATGCCATTGAAATGGAACCAGACTGTCAATGTGGCATTTGCTTGTTCagtattttttctttgtgagTGGGCAACATGTGACTACAGGGATTTTTGGAGTGCTGCACCTCGAGAGCTAAAGCTCACTGGTGGGAAAGTTTTTTCTCAGGTTTATATTGCCACTAGGCTTCTGAAAATGAAAGCCAGAGATCTTCGAAGTTTATCTGGACGTAAATATGAAAATGCAATTGGACTCAATTCCACCATTGTAAAGGGTTCTAGCCATCAGAACAGTTCATTTGGTAGGAAACCAGTTGGGAATTTACATGAACCAAAAAGTAGGTTGAAAAGGTCGGGAGGTGCTGGTTCTTTAGACTTGTTTGAAAGTCCAGGTCCTTTACATGATATTCTTGTTTGTTGGATTGATCAACATGAAGTGCAAAAAGGAGAAGGTTTTGAGCGTGTTCAGTTTCTCATTGTGGAACTTATACGTGCTGGTATATTTTATCCTCATTTATATGTAAGGCAGCTAATAGTTAGTGGAATTGTGGACTCCAATGGCCCAGCAGTTGAGCCAGATAGAAGGAGGAGACACCAACAAATCTTGAAATATTTACCCGGAAGTTTTATTCATGCCACTCTGGATGATGGGAAAATTGCACAAGGAGCACAACTTGTAGACATTATAAATGTCTACTCCAAAGAACGTCGTCTGGTACTTCATGGGCTCGAATGGGAACAAAAAAGTGATATTAGCTGCGCAAATACATCATTAAATCAAAAGCGAAAGATGTGTCCAACCTCCGACAAGGTTTCTAGTTCTGTTACTTCTGTGAACCAATTGAAATCAATTAAGTCATTGTCCAACATGAGCACTACTAAAAGTATCATAAGTGAAGTTGACATTGAAGAGCTGAAGGAAGCCATATCATTGCTTTTACGGTTTCCAAACAGTTCATCAACTCCCACAGATACTGATCTAGATGATACTACAGGGACTGCTAAGAAGTCTTTTGCATCAGTATATGGGAAAATAGATATTGCAGAAGCAACACCTGGGTGTGAAGATTGCAGAAGAgccaaaaaaaggaaagtaaGTGATGAAAAGCCCTTGTACCTTCATGGATCTTCTTCACCAATTCCATCAGATGACGAAGATACGTGGTGGGTGAAGAAGGGGCCTAAATCCTCTGAAACATTGAAGGTTGATCCACCGGTAAAGACAACAAAGCCAGTTTTAAAGGGAAGACGCAAGACACAAAGTCTTGCTCATCTAGCTGCGTCTAGGATTGAAGGTAGTCAGGGTGCATCAACGAGTCATGTATGTGATAATAGGGTAGCCTGTCCTCACCATAGATCTGGAATGGAAGGTGATTCTACCAGACCAATAGATGCTAGCAAAATAAATCATGGTGGTGATATTGCTTTTATTGGAAAAAGTTTAAAACGACTTCGACTTACTGAGAAGCGAGCAATTTCAAGTTGGTTTATGACTGCTGTTAAGCAGATTATCGAAGAGACTGAGAAGACTAGCACAAAAGCTGGCCAATTTGGTCGGTCCTTAACAGCTGTTGACGATAGGAATACCATACGCTGGAAGTTTGGCGAGGATCAGCTTTCATCCATATTGTATTTAACAGATGTATGTAATGATTTTGTTTCAGGGGTCAAATTTCTCCTCTGGTTGCTGCCAAAAGTCCTTATTAGTTCAAATTCTACCATGAACAGCCGGAGGAGCATTCTACTTTTACCAAGGAATGTAGAAAATCAAGTGTGTGAAGTGGGCGAGGCATATCTATTATCTTCTCTCCGAAG GTACGAGAATGTACTTGTTGCAGCTGATCTTATTTCAGAAGCGTTGTCATCTATAGTCCATCGTGCTATGGCTATTATGGCTTCAAATGGCCGTATTTCAGGCTCTGCAGCGGTAGTTTATGCTCGACATTTATTGAAAAAGTATGGCAGCATACCTAGTGTCATTGAATGGGAGAAGAGTTTTAAGACAACATGTGACAAGAGACTTATTGCTGAACTTGATCCAGCAAGTTCATTGGATGGAGAGTTGGGGCTTCCACTTGGAGTTCCTGCAGGTGTGGAGGATCTTGATGATTTTTTTAGGCAAAAGATTGGGGGTGGACGACTCTCTAGAGTTGGAATGAGTATGCGAGAACTGGTACAGCGACAAGTTGATGATGCCTTTCACTATTTGTTTGGAAAAGATAGGAAAGTCGTTACTGGTGGTGCGCCGAAGGTGCTTGCCTCAGAGAAATCAGCTGAGGGATATCAGATAgctcaaaaaataattacaggATTGATGGAATGCATCAGGCATACAGGTGGTGCTGCTCAGGAAGGTGATCCATCCTTGGTGTCTTCTGCTGTTTCAGCTATTGTTGGTAATCTGGGTTCAACTGTGTCTAAGATGGCTGATTTTATAGCTGGAGGATGTTCGAATTTTCCATCCGCTTCTGGTTCATTGGACTTTGTTAGGCGCATTTTATGCATTCATATTACCTGCCTATGCCTTCTCAAGGAAGCTCTAGGAGAACGTCAAAGCCGTGTATTTGAGATTGCTCTTGCAACGGAAGCCTTTTCTGCACTTGCTGGAGTATATCCTCCTGGGAAGCCATCAAGATCTCAGTTTCAATTATTAGCTGATTCCCATGAATCTAACGCTCATGTCTTTGGTGATAGCACCAAAGTAATAGGTAGAGCCACAAAAATTGCAGCAGCTATTTCTGCACTTGTCATTGGGGCAGTTATTCAGGGGGTTTGTAGTCTGGAACGGCTGGTAACACTCTTTAGGTTAAAAGAAGGATTAGATTTTATTCAGTTTGTTAGAACTACTAGGTCAAATGCAAATGGCAACACTCGTACAATGGGAATGCATAAGATTGAAAGTTCCATAGAGGATTATGTACATTGGTTTAGGTTGCTTGTTGGAAATTGCAGAACTGTGTTTGATGGGTTGATCGTGGAGCTACTAGGTGAGCCGTCTATTGTGGCACTTTTTAGAATGCAACGGTTGCTTCCACTTAGCTTGGTCCTATCTCCTGCCTATTCAATATTCTCATTTGTTGTATGGCGCCCTTTTATCCAGAATGCTGCTTTTACTGCTCGTGAAGATGTGAATCAACTGTGTCAATCTTTAACAATCGCAATTGGTGATATTGTAAGACATTTGCCTTTTCGAGATGTTTGTTTAAGGGATAGTCAGGGTTTCTATAACCATTTGATGAACGATACCAGTGATGTAGAATTTGCTGCTATACTGGAGTTGAATGATATTCCTTTGAAGCCCATGGCCTTTGTTCCTCTACGTGCAAGGCTATTCTTGAATACTATTATTGATTGTAAGTTGCCAAGTTCTGTGTACAATCAAGATGATGGGAGTAGGATTTCGGGAGTTGGTGATAGCAAAGGTCATTATTctgagagaaaaatgaagttgCTGGACAGGCTTGTATATGTTTTGGATACCTTACAACCTGCAAAATTTCATTGGCAGTGGGTGGAACTTAGGCTTCTTTTGAATGAACAAGCCCTTATCGAGAAACTTGAGACACTTGAGACTCGAGATCTGTCCTTAGCTGATGCTGTTCGTTTGTCGTCACCAAGTCCTGAAAAAGTAGCTGCTTCTGATAATGAGAAGAATTTTATTGAGATTATTCTTACAAGGTTGTTGGTCAGGCCTGATGCTGCACCTCTTTTCTCAGATGTGATTCATCTTTTTGGCAGGTCTCTTGAAGATTCAATGTTGTTGCAAGCCAAATGGTTTCTTGGCGGTCAAGATGTCCTATTTGGAAGGAAATCAATACGACAGAGACTAACTAATATTGCCGAGAGTAAAGGTCTATCGACTAAAACCATGTTTTGGAAGCCTTGGGGTTGGTGTATTTCTGGCTCGGATTCTTCTTATCTTGAAGAAGGAGAGGTTGTTGAAGAAGGCACAGATTCTAGCAAGTATAGCCAAAAGTCTGTTGAAATGCTTGACAACGAAGTCTTGCATTCCAGTCAGCAACATGTGACCGAGAGGGCTCTTATTGAATTAGTTCTTCCATGTATAGATCAGAGTTCTGAAGAATCACGCAACACCTTTGCTAATGATTTAATCAAGCAGTTGAATAATATTGAGCAACAAATAAATGCAGTTACTTCAGGGTCAAGTAAACAAACAGGACTTGTGCCCTCAGGGATAGAGGGCCCTACGAGCAAAGGAAGTAATCGCAAAATGAAAGGAGGCAGTCCTGGATTAGCTAGACGTTCAACAGGCTCACCAGATTCTCCTCTACCCTCACCTGCAGCTTTGCGAGCATCAATGTCGTTGCGTTTACAATTAATATTGAGGTTACTTCCGGTCATCCTCGAAGATAG GGAGCCATCAGGACGGAACATGAGGCATATGCTTGCCTCTGTCATCCTTCGTCTTCTTGGCAGTCGAATAGTTCACGAGGATGCAAACCTTACCTTTTGTCCCACCCATAGTTCGATGGTAAAGAAGGAAGTAGAGTCATCTTCCGAAGCGTCACTTGCTATATTTGCAGACCTACCAGGTGAAAGTCTTTTTGGTAGTATGTTATTGATTCTACATGGGCTATTGAGCAGTTGCCAGCCAAGTTGGCTAGGTTTGAAAATTGCTGCTAAGTCGACCAATGAAACAAGAAAGGATTCTACTGCTCTTGTTCGTGAACTGGCTGAAAGTTTACAG